TCAGCGAAGTCATGCCCGCGATCACCGAGCGCACCGTGGACTACATCGCGTCGCGCAGCGAACCCGAACATCAAGACGAGCCGTTTTTTTTGTTCATGACGCTGACCGCGCCGCACACGCCGATCGTCCCGGGCGGGCAATACACCGGGCTCAGCGAGGCGGGCCGCTACGGCGACTTCGTCGCGCAGGTCGATGCGTCGGTCGGGGCGGTGATGCAGGCGCTCGAAGAGGCCGGACTCGGCGACAACACCCTCGTCATCTTCACCAGCGACAACGGCTCGCCCGCACGCAGCGGCGCAAACGACAGCGGGCCCGTCGGCTCGGTCATCACCCAGTACGGCCACCGGGTGAGCGGCCCGTGGCGCGGGCTCAAGAGCGACGCGTGGGAGGGCGGCCACCGCGTGCCGATGATCGTGCGTTGGCCGGGCGAAGTCGCCCCCGGAACGGTGAACAGCCAGCCGGTGTGCCTCGTGGACTGGTACGCGACGGTGGCGCAGCGGCACGGCATCGAACTCGCCGCCGACCAGGCCGAGGACAGCTTCACCCTGCTCGCCACGCTGCGCGGCGAAAACGACATCCCGCCACGCGACCACCTCATCCACCACTCGGGCAACGGCACGTTCGCCATCCGCCAAGGCGGCTGGAAACTCATCGTCGGCAACCTCGGTTCGGGCGGCTTCTCCCGACCTGGCCGTGTCGCGCCCAACCCCGGCGGCCCACAAGGCCAGCTCTACCACCTGGCCGACGACCCGGGGGAGACGACGAACGTGTGGATGGACCATCCCGAGATCGTTGACGAACTCACCGCGCGGCTCGAAAGCTATCGCACGGCGGGGCGCAGCCGATAAAACGCAGGGTGGGTAGAGGTCGCCCACGAGCGGTACCCACCAGTCGCCGCGAACAGGTTCGTCGGAGCACGAAGCGTGAGGGCTTGCTCGGCGGGTATCGGTCGCGGGTACGCCCCACCTACCCGACAACGACGCCTACTCCAATCCGCCCTCGAGCGCGGCGTCGGCCTGTTCCTTGCGGAACGCATGCAGCGCCTCGCGCAGCTCGGGTCGACCATGGTTCGCGAGGATCGCAACCGCCAGCAGCGCGGCGTTCTTCGCGCCGCTGTCGCCGATGGCCAGCGTCCCCACCGGCACACCCCCGGGCATCTGCACGATCGACAACAGCGAGTCCAGCCCGCTAAGCGCATTGCTTTTGATCGGCACACCCAGCACCGGCAGCGTCGTCTGCGACGCGACCATCCCCGGCAGGTGCGCCGCCCCGCCCGCGCCCGCAATCACCACCTCGAACCCCGCGTCCTCCGCGCCGGCCGCAAACGCGTTCATCACGCCCGGCGTCCGGTGCGCACTCACCACCTTCGACGCATGCGCCACACCAAACCGCTCCAGCATCTCGCTCGCGTGACGCATCGTCGGCCAGTCGGACTTCGATCCCATGATCACGGCAACAAGGGGCTTGGCTTGGGGCATGGTGCGGCTCGGGGATGGGACGGAAGAAAGGCAGTTTAGCCACAGATGGACACGGATACACAAAGACGGTTGTCGGGGGCGAGTTAGCCGCAGATTGCGCAAATATCGCAGATCAAGAAAGGAGAAACAAAGACCGGATGAATCACGAGCTACCGAACCCCAATACCTTCCCTTCTTCTTTCCGAATCTCTGCCATCTCTGAAATCCGTGGCCACTCCCCTGCCTTGCACATCGCCACATTCACACGCCGTCCGATAGACTGCTCGCATGAAGATCGCCGGCCAATTGATGCTGCCCGATGAAGGCGAACGCGTCCGCCTGTCGCCGGGCTGGCTGCGTGTCGAAGGGGGCGCGATCGCAGCGGTGGTCGAGGGCGATATCCCGGGCGATGCGGACCTGGGCGGCGAGGGGTTTGTGATCTGCCCGGGTTTCGTCGATGCGCATATGCACCTGCCGCAGTTCGGGATCATCGGCGCGCATGGGCTTGGGCTGCTCGATTGGCTGGAGCGTGTGACGTTCCCGGCCGAGCTGCGCTGGGCAGACCCGGCGGTCGCGCAGCAAGATACCGAGGCCGCGATCCGGCGCATGCTGCGCTGCGGGACCACGGGCTTCGCGGGCTACGCAACAGTCCACGCCGAGGGTGCGCGGGCGGCGCTGGAGACGGCGAAGCGCATGGGCGTCTGGGCCCACATCGGCCAGGTGCTGATGGATCGCGGAGCGCCCCCGGCGTTGTGCCGACCCCTGGAACAATTGATCGCGGAGTCAACGCAACTGCTGGACGCGTTCCCGCCAGCGCTCAACGAACCGCCCGAGTCTCGTGTCAGCGCAGCGGTGACACCGCGGTTTGCGCCGGCCTGCACCGACGGGCTGCTCGAAGCGGCGGGCGAGCTCGCGCAAGAGCATGGGGCTTTCGTGCAGACGCATTTGGCCGAGACACGTGCGGAGTGCGAGCTCGTGGGCGAACTGTTTGGTGGCCGGCGGTACGCCGAGGTGTATCGGGATGCGGGCCTGCTGCGTGGGGTCACGCTGCTCGGGCACGGCATCTATCTCAACGACGCAGACCGCGACATGCTCGCGCGGCACGGCTCGGCCATCGCGCACTGCCCCGCCGCCAACAGCTTCCTGATGTCGGGCCGACTCGACTGGTCGGCGACCACCAAACAGCCGTTCGTCCTGGGCAGCGACATCGGCGCGGGCTACGAAGTGTCGATGGTCCGGGTCGCGCGGGCGATGCTGGAGACCGCCGGGGGGTTGATGATCGACGACCCGTCCCGCGGCGCGGACACGATCCCCTCGGCGGCGCAGGCCTGGCACCAGATCACCTACGGCAACGCGGACGCGCTGTGCTGGACCCGGACCGGCGCGCTACGCCCGGGCTTCGCGGCCGACCTCGTGCTCGCCCGGCCCGACGCGGCAGTCACGCGAACCCTGTTCAGTGACGGCGTCACACACCCCGACCCGCTCGCGGGCCTGATGTTCGGCTGGGACGACCGTTGGGTCGACCGGGTGCTGCTGGCGGGGGCTGTGGTGAAAATCTGATCCGGGATCGGGTCATTTATAGGAACCACCCACAGATTTCACAGATAGCACAGATTGATGCGGAATTGCCAAGTGCCATAGTCGATCCGCTTCAGCGGTCGGCCCAGGCGCTCGGCGTGTGTAGCGCGTCCGATCCGGGGCTTCGCGGACTCAGCCGTTCGGCGTGGGGCATCGCCTTCCTATATCTGCAACAGCCGTGGGCGTGTTGTGCGGATCGTCCTCTCCCCAAACCACGCACAATCCGAGGTCAGCATAAGTTTTTTTAATTAGGGCTGGTATTGGCGTCGATGTTCCTTTAGGATGGATCGCTGGAGCAGGGGATTGAGCCGGCCCGCCGTGTTGCGGGGACTTCGGCCGACCGACGATCACGGTTTTTCCCCTTGAAAAGTGCCCCCAATTGGCCGGTTTCCAGCCCAAGCGAGCCCCAGCGATGACGAACCGAACCCCCCTTCGCCGCGATTCAGGGACGCCTCAAGCATCCCGACATCCGGATGTCTATTGCAAAATCCGCCGCTCCCGCCGCCCCAGTGGTGGTTTCACCCTGATCGAGATTCTGGTGGTGATCAGCATCATCGCCCTGCTCGTCGGGCTGGTCACGGCCGGGGCGGTGATCGCGATGAATGGCAGTCAACGCTCCCGAACACAGAGCACGATGCGGGCGCTCTTGGGCCCGGTCGATGAATACAAGTCCTCATTCGATATCGCGCCGCCCCACGACATCGCCAACCCACCCGGGCTGACCTCGTCCGAGACGTTTGTCTGGGCGTGCGGTGCCGACGACAAGCTGCGCGAATTGTTGGTCGCATCAATGCAGGGCCGGGGCGTCTTTAAAGATAACGACGGCGACGGCTACGAAGAGCTCTACGACCCGTGGGACAACCAACTGGCCTACCGCAACGGCAACGGCCCGTCCTCACCCGACATCGACGGCATCGACCACAATATCCTCCCGTTCCACCGCGACCCGTTCTTCGTGTCCGCCGGGCAAGACGGTGTGTTTGGTACGGACGACGACATCAACTCCATCGAGCTGGGGAGCTAAACCTAATGACCACCCGACCCCCCCACCGCCGACGGCCCCGCGGCTTCACGATTGTGGAGCTATTGACCTCGGTGTTTATCATCGCGGTGATCATGGTGATCGTGTTCCCGGTGATCGGCGCGTTGCAGAACGGCAGCCGGATCGAGGCCGGGCTCAACACCGTCGGCATGTCTTCGGATGTGGCCCGGGCGTGGGCGACGGCGTCGCTGCCCCAGGCGGACCTGAACTCGGACCCGGCCGCGCCGGTGTTCGGCGCCTCCTACTCGGGCACGGCCGCGATCTTCTGCCCCACGGGCGAGGTCCGCATCGTCATCAACGACCAACGCGCCTCCAGCGGCGGCAACTTCCTCGAATCGTTCTCCCCCCCGCTCAACGGCTACCGCGACTACCGGCTGGCGTTCGGCGGCAAGCGGGATGTCGACTACATCGCGTTCCCCCAGGGCACGGGCATCGCCGGGGTCTACCGCAACAACACCGGCGCCCACCTGATCGCCCCGCCCTTCGCGATCGCCTACGACCGTGACGGCCTGATGGCCCCGGGTGCCAACATCGGCGGCGGCGCCCGCGTGATCTACTACGACAGCAACTTCGACAACAACTACGACGTCGGGGATGTCCGCTCCAACGTCGCCGGCGGGTACGACCCCGGCGACTGGGACCGCGACTCGGCACCGCTCTCGGCCGAACTGGTCCGCGAGCTGCCCTTCGAGGCGATCGAGACCGTCGCTGGCGTCATCATCTACGACGAGCGCGACGCCGAGTCCGCCGGCTTCGACTTCTCGGGCGGGGGCGACTACGCCCAGGGCTCCGCGGGCTACAACTGGCTGATCGAGAACGGCACGGCCGTGTTCTTCAGCCCCAACACCGGCACCGCGATGCGCGATGAAGGGACCGAGTAAATGACACGCACACGCCCCCGCAAAAGACGCGGCTTCACCCTCGCCGAGGTCCTGATCGCGATCGGCATCTTCGCCATCGGCATGATCGCCGTCGCGTCGCTCTTCCCCGTCGCCGCAATCCTGCAGAAGGAGACCGCCGACGACATCATCGGCAAGCAGTCGGGCACCAATGCCCGCGCAACCCTCGAAGCCATCGGGCTGACGTATTTCGACCCGAACACGGCCTTTGCCGACGACTTGGACAACTACCACAACGCCTCGAACGCACGCTACCCCGCGACCACGCTGCAAGACTCCGGCGTCGTGCCGATCGAAGATGTCGCGCTGCAGGCCGGCGGCTCGTCGTTCTACAACCGCTTCACGATCGCCGAGCGCAGCTACCCGACGACCGAGGGCGATGTCAACGAGCGCGACCACTACTGGTTCTTCTACGTCCGCGACACGGCCGGGAACCCGGCCGGGCCCAGCTGGCAGGGATACGTATTGATCGTCGACCGTGAGGACGGTCAGACGTACAACGACGTCTTTATGGACCTCGACTTCGGCATCCCGACCGACCAGGACGCGCCCTACATCACGGTGGACGGCAAGACCGGGACCTGGGACCTGCTCAACCCGCCGACCTTCGTCGGCGCCGGCGTCTTCTTCCACCCCGAAGGGGTCGCGGTTGAGACGTTTACGTTCACGACCATCGCGCCCTAGCCGACGCCCCGCGCCACGATCGCAACGACCGACCGATGTGCCCCGCACTTGCTTTGGACTTTGCCATGACACACGCACTACGCCCTCACCGCCGTACGCCCGCCCGTTTCCGGGGGCAAGGCTTCACCATCATCGAGCTGTTGGTCGCGGTGTCGGTCCTGGCGTTGATGCTGTTCCTCATCAACACGCTGTTCTTCCAGACGACCGAGGCGGTCTCGACCGGCGTGCGCACGAGCACGGTGCTGGCCAACGCCCGCGCGACCAACGACCGCATCGCGCTGGACGCCTCGGCGATGCTCGGGCCCAACGCGGCCAACCCCGTGCCCCAGGGGGGCGGGTACATCGTCATCATCGACCGCCGCATCCAGTCGCAGGTGCTCCGCCAGGACCGGACCGAATCGCTCGAGACCTTCGAGGTCGATCAGCTGGTGTTCATGGCCAGCGCCAACGCCGCCAACAGCCGGGTCACCCGCTTCCGCGGGCTCGCACCCCGCGACGCGTCGCAGTTCGGCAGCGACTTCTCCTCGCAGTTCGCCCTGGTCCGCTACGGCCACGGCCGACGGGTCCAGCGCAACGGGTTCGATATTGTTGGCTGGACCGAACTGGGTGAGACCCCAGCCAGCGGCGAGCAAAACTCAGACCGCCTGGCCAACGACTGGATCCTCGCGCGGCAGGCGGTGCTGTTCGCGCCCACCGACCGATTCAGCAACCCGATCGATACCGCCAACGACTACTACGCGATCAACCCCGGCGTCCTCGCGGATATCGAGAACGACCCGCTGGGCCGGGCCATGGTCGCCGGCTTCTGCGACGTCACCAACATCCCGCCGTCGGGCCCGATGACTAACCCCACGCCGGGCTTTATCGACGTCGCGCTCGACCCTGTTGGGTCTGGGCTTACGCCGATGCAGATCCAGAACAACTACCTCGCGTTGACGCACTTTGACTCACGCCTCCGCGTCAACCCGATCCCCGACGCGACCGACTTCGCCGCGCCGCAGGTCGGCCAGCTCTCGGGCGTGTTCGCGCCCAACTGCTCGGACTTCAGCGTCCAGTTCGCCGCCGACGCCAACAACGACGGCGAGATCGACCGCGTCGGGCCCGGCGGCCTCAACGACGGCAGCGTGCTCAACGGCGACCCGATCTTCTGGTACGACCAGGACTCGATCGCCTTCCTCGGCGCCGACCCCTGGGCCACCGCCGACTGGACCGGCACGACCGTGCCCTCGCCGATTGTTGACCTTACCGGCTCGAACCACGGCGACGTGGCGTTCATCTTCCGCTACGAGGACGACCAGCCCTACACCGAGACCGCGCCGGGCGTGGGCGACCCCGACAACAGCAAGTGGCCCTACATGATCCGCATCCGCTACCGGCTGCACGACTCGCCGGGCAAGCTCGAAGGCAACGCATCGTTCCGTTTGATTGACGGCATCGACAACGACCTCGATGGCCTCATCGATGAAGGCACGGATGGCATCGACAACAACGCCGACGGCGGCGTTGACGAAGAAGCCGAACAAGACGAAGCCCAAGTCTCGGGCCGGTACTTCGAGCAGATCATCCGCGTCCCGCGGCCGTAAGCGCGTAACGCCGCATACGACGACAAGCCGCGACCGCGAGGGAGCGGACCCCCGGCTTGTCTTGACCCATCCGTCCGCTCCCTCACGGTCGCGGCTCGTTGAAACCAAACCCACCTCCGCAAGGAGTCTCACCATGACGACGCAACCCACTATTGCCCCCGACACGACCGCCCGCAACCGCGCCCGCTACGGTGTGCGTGGCCAACGCGGATCAGCGATCATCCTCGTCGTCGTCTCGATCGTGCTGATGGCGATCCTCGGGGCGACCTTTGTCCAGGTCGCGCGCTTCGAGCGCGTCGCCACGGGCGGCGAGCACATCGACATCGCGATCAACTCGGTGCTCAACGAGGTCGCGGCGGTGCTGACCAAGGACCTCATCGATGACAACGGCAACTTCTTCAACCACACCGGCAGCGACTTCGCGGGCGGCGGCGGCGACGAGCCGTTCGACTTCCCCTGGACCAACGCCTCGGTGTCGCAGCGCGAGGTCACCTACCTCAACAGCGTCAACGACTTCGCCCAGGGCGGTCTGTTCGACGACCCCTGGCTCAGCGCAACGACGCTCGAGATCAACGGCGCGGTCAACGAGTGGCGGCACGTCAGCGACCTCACGGGCAAGTTCCTCGACAACGGCGCCGGCAGCATCTACGCCGACCGCGACCTCACCACGTTCAACAACAGCAACCCCGGCGAAGTCGCGGCGACCGCGGCGATGGTCGAAGGCATCGACATCAACGACATGCGTCTGGTCGATGCCGACGGCGACGGCGTGGGCGACAGCTTGTGGGCCTACGCCCCGGCCGCGGAGATCGCGGGCAAGCGCTAC
The sequence above is a segment of the Phycisphaeraceae bacterium D3-23 genome. Coding sequences within it:
- a CDS encoding arylsulfatase, with the translated sequence MPFRDAAPLFILLILALPACAQTATQAEPTAAPNIVLILADDLGFGDPTCYNANSKIPTPHIDALAGQGMRFTDAHSPSSVCTPTRYAILTGRYCWRTELKSSVLWPWDRPLLEDDRTTLPELLRERGYATTCIGKWHLGWTWLDEAGELVNTRPSPSRLNNNQRNAIGQRIDFTQPIQDGPLAHGFDTYFGDDVPNFPPYTFIEDDHVVALPTQEKPDNMFGHAGPMSPGWTLSEVMPAITERTVDYIASRSEPEHQDEPFFLFMTLTAPHTPIVPGGQYTGLSEAGRYGDFVAQVDASVGAVMQALEEAGLGDNTLVIFTSDNGSPARSGANDSGPVGSVITQYGHRVSGPWRGLKSDAWEGGHRVPMIVRWPGEVAPGTVNSQPVCLVDWYATVAQRHGIELAADQAEDSFTLLATLRGENDIPPRDHLIHHSGNGTFAIRQGGWKLIVGNLGSGGFSRPGRVAPNPGGPQGQLYHLADDPGETTNVWMDHPEIVDELTARLESYRTAGRSR
- the purE gene encoding 5-(carboxyamino)imidazole ribonucleotide mutase, which translates into the protein MPQAKPLVAVIMGSKSDWPTMRHASEMLERFGVAHASKVVSAHRTPGVMNAFAAGAEDAGFEVVIAGAGGAAHLPGMVASQTTLPVLGVPIKSNALSGLDSLLSIVQMPGGVPVGTLAIGDSGAKNAALLAVAILANHGRPELREALHAFRKEQADAALEGGLE
- a CDS encoding amidohydrolase family protein, with protein sequence MKIAGQLMLPDEGERVRLSPGWLRVEGGAIAAVVEGDIPGDADLGGEGFVICPGFVDAHMHLPQFGIIGAHGLGLLDWLERVTFPAELRWADPAVAQQDTEAAIRRMLRCGTTGFAGYATVHAEGARAALETAKRMGVWAHIGQVLMDRGAPPALCRPLEQLIAESTQLLDAFPPALNEPPESRVSAAVTPRFAPACTDGLLEAAGELAQEHGAFVQTHLAETRAECELVGELFGGRRYAEVYRDAGLLRGVTLLGHGIYLNDADRDMLARHGSAIAHCPAANSFLMSGRLDWSATTKQPFVLGSDIGAGYEVSMVRVARAMLETAGGLMIDDPSRGADTIPSAAQAWHQITYGNADALCWTRTGALRPGFAADLVLARPDAAVTRTLFSDGVTHPDPLAGLMFGWDDRWVDRVLLAGAVVKI
- a CDS encoding type II secretion system protein; translation: MTNRTPLRRDSGTPQASRHPDVYCKIRRSRRPSGGFTLIEILVVISIIALLVGLVTAGAVIAMNGSQRSRTQSTMRALLGPVDEYKSSFDIAPPHDIANPPGLTSSETFVWACGADDKLRELLVASMQGRGVFKDNDGDGYEELYDPWDNQLAYRNGNGPSSPDIDGIDHNILPFHRDPFFVSAGQDGVFGTDDDINSIELGS
- a CDS encoding prepilin-type N-terminal cleavage/methylation domain-containing protein yields the protein MTTRPPHRRRPRGFTIVELLTSVFIIAVIMVIVFPVIGALQNGSRIEAGLNTVGMSSDVARAWATASLPQADLNSDPAAPVFGASYSGTAAIFCPTGEVRIVINDQRASSGGNFLESFSPPLNGYRDYRLAFGGKRDVDYIAFPQGTGIAGVYRNNTGAHLIAPPFAIAYDRDGLMAPGANIGGGARVIYYDSNFDNNYDVGDVRSNVAGGYDPGDWDRDSAPLSAELVRELPFEAIETVAGVIIYDERDAESAGFDFSGGGDYAQGSAGYNWLIENGTAVFFSPNTGTAMRDEGTE
- a CDS encoding prepilin-type N-terminal cleavage/methylation domain-containing protein; amino-acid sequence: MTRTRPRKRRGFTLAEVLIAIGIFAIGMIAVASLFPVAAILQKETADDIIGKQSGTNARATLEAIGLTYFDPNTAFADDLDNYHNASNARYPATTLQDSGVVPIEDVALQAGGSSFYNRFTIAERSYPTTEGDVNERDHYWFFYVRDTAGNPAGPSWQGYVLIVDREDGQTYNDVFMDLDFGIPTDQDAPYITVDGKTGTWDLLNPPTFVGAGVFFHPEGVAVETFTFTTIAP
- a CDS encoding prepilin-type N-terminal cleavage/methylation domain-containing protein, which codes for MTHALRPHRRTPARFRGQGFTIIELLVAVSVLALMLFLINTLFFQTTEAVSTGVRTSTVLANARATNDRIALDASAMLGPNAANPVPQGGGYIVIIDRRIQSQVLRQDRTESLETFEVDQLVFMASANAANSRVTRFRGLAPRDASQFGSDFSSQFALVRYGHGRRVQRNGFDIVGWTELGETPASGEQNSDRLANDWILARQAVLFAPTDRFSNPIDTANDYYAINPGVLADIENDPLGRAMVAGFCDVTNIPPSGPMTNPTPGFIDVALDPVGSGLTPMQIQNNYLALTHFDSRLRVNPIPDATDFAAPQVGQLSGVFAPNCSDFSVQFAADANNDGEIDRVGPGGLNDGSVLNGDPIFWYDQDSIAFLGADPWATADWTGTTVPSPIVDLTGSNHGDVAFIFRYEDDQPYTETAPGVGDPDNSKWPYMIRIRYRLHDSPGKLEGNASFRLIDGIDNDLDGLIDEGTDGIDNNADGGVDEEAEQDEAQVSGRYFEQIIRVPRP